From the Streptococcus oralis ATCC 35037 genome, one window contains:
- a CDS encoding NADPH-dependent oxidoreductase, whose translation MTETIKLMKAHTSVRRFKEQEISQEHLNEILTATQMASSWKNFQSYSVILVRSQEKKDALYELVPQEAIRQSAAFLLFVGDLNRAEKGASLHTDTFQPQGVEGLLITSVDAALAGQNTLLAAESLGYGGVIIGLVRYKSEEVAELFNLPDYTYPVFGIALGVPNQQHDVKPRLPLNQVVFEEEYQEQPVAAILDYDKVQADYAGARATTSWSQRLAEQFGQAEPRSTRKNLEQKKLL comes from the coding sequence ATGACAGAAACCATTAAACTGATGAAAGCTCATACTTCAGTTCGTCGCTTTAAGGAGCAAGAGATTTCTCAAGAACACTTAAATGAAATCTTGACTGCTACTCAAATGGCGTCATCTTGGAAAAATTTCCAATCTTACTCTGTGATTCTTGTACGCAGTCAAGAGAAGAAAGATGCTTTATATGAATTGGTTCCTCAGGAAGCTATTCGCCAGTCAGCAGCCTTTTTGCTTTTTGTCGGTGACTTGAACCGAGCTGAAAAGGGAGCAAGCCTTCATACGGACACTTTCCAACCTCAAGGGGTAGAAGGTCTCCTTATCACGTCTGTGGACGCTGCGCTTGCAGGGCAAAATACCTTGCTTGCGGCTGAGAGTCTGGGATATGGTGGTGTGATTATCGGTTTGGTCCGTTACAAGTCAGAAGAAGTGGCAGAGCTTTTTAACTTGCCTGACTATACCTATCCCGTTTTTGGGATTGCCCTTGGCGTGCCAAATCAACAACATGATGTCAAACCAAGACTGCCTTTGAACCAAGTGGTATTTGAAGAAGAATACCAAGAACAGCCAGTTGCAGCGATTTTGGACTATGACAAAGTACAGGCAGACTATGCTGGTGCGCGTGCGACAACCTCTTGGAGTCAGCGTTTGGCAGAGCAGTTTGGTCAAGCCGAACCTCGTTCAACTCGGAAGAATCTAGAACAGAAAAAGTTATTGTAG
- the der gene encoding ribosome biogenesis GTPase Der — translation MALPTIAIVGRPNVGKSTLFNRIAGERISIVEDVEGVTRDRIYATGEWLNRSFSMIDTGGIDDVDAPFMEQIKHQAEIAMEEADVIVFVVSGKEGITDADEYVARKLYKTHKPVILAVNKVDNPEMRNDIFDFYALGLGEPLPISSVHGIGTGDVLDAIVENLPHEVEEENPDVIKFSLIGRPNVGKSSLINAILGEDRVIASPVAGTTRDAIDTHFTDTDGQEFTMIDTAGMRKSGKVYENTEKYSVMRAMRAIDRSDVVLMVLNAEEGIREYDKRIAGFAHEAGKGMIIVVNKWDTLEKDNHTMKKWEEDIREQFQYLPYAPIVFVSALTKQRLHKLPEMIKQISESQNTRIPSAVLNDVIMDAIAINPTPTDKGKRLKIFYATQVATKPPTFVIFVNEEELMHFSYLRFLENQIRKAFVFEGTPIHLIARKRK, via the coding sequence ATGGCCTTACCAACTATTGCCATTGTGGGACGTCCCAATGTTGGGAAATCAACCCTATTTAATCGGATCGCTGGTGAGCGGATCTCAATCGTAGAAGATGTCGAGGGTGTGACACGTGACCGTATCTATGCAACGGGTGAGTGGCTCAATCGTTCCTTTAGTATGATTGATACGGGAGGGATTGACGATGTCGATGCTCCCTTCATGGAACAAATCAAGCACCAGGCAGAAATCGCTATGGAAGAAGCGGATGTCATCGTTTTTGTGGTGTCTGGTAAAGAAGGGATTACAGATGCGGACGAGTACGTAGCTCGCAAACTCTATAAAACCCATAAACCTGTTATCCTTGCCGTTAACAAGGTTGACAACCCAGAAATGCGAAATGATATTTTTGATTTCTATGCGCTAGGATTGGGCGAACCGCTGCCAATTTCGTCTGTCCACGGTATCGGTACGGGTGATGTGCTGGATGCCATTGTGGAAAATCTACCACACGAAGTTGAAGAAGAAAATCCAGACGTGATTAAATTTAGCTTGATTGGCCGTCCTAACGTTGGAAAATCAAGTTTGATTAACGCTATTTTGGGAGAAGACCGCGTGATTGCTAGTCCAGTAGCTGGAACAACGCGCGATGCCATTGATACTCATTTTACAGATACGGATGGACAAGAGTTTACCATGATTGATACAGCTGGTATGCGTAAGTCTGGTAAAGTCTATGAAAATACGGAGAAATACTCTGTCATGCGTGCCATGCGTGCTATTGACCGTTCTGACGTGGTCTTGATGGTCCTCAATGCCGAAGAAGGTATTCGCGAGTACGACAAGCGTATCGCAGGTTTTGCCCACGAAGCCGGTAAAGGGATGATTATCGTGGTCAACAAGTGGGATACCCTTGAGAAAGACAACCACACCATGAAGAAATGGGAAGAGGATATCCGTGAGCAGTTCCAATATCTGCCTTATGCGCCGATTGTCTTTGTATCCGCTCTTACCAAGCAACGTCTCCACAAATTGCCTGAGATGATCAAGCAAATCAGTGAAAGCCAAAACACACGTATCCCATCAGCTGTCTTGAACGATGTGATTATGGATGCCATTGCTATCAATCCAACACCGACAGACAAAGGAAAACGCCTAAAAATCTTCTACGCGACTCAAGTGGCAACCAAGCCACCGACCTTTGTCATCTTTGTCAATGAAGAAGAACTCATGCACTTCTCTTACTTGCGTTTCTTGGAAAATCAAATCCGCAAGGCCTTTGTCTTTGAAGGAACCCCGATTCACTTGATCGCAAGAAAACGAAAATAA
- the secA gene encoding preprotein translocase subunit SecA, translating into MANILKTIIENDKGELRRLEKMADKVLNYESQMAAMSDEELKAKTDEFKERYNKGESLDSLLYEAFAVVREAAKRVLGLFPYKVQVMGGIVLHHGDVPEMRTGEGKTLTATMPVYLNALAGKGVHVVTVNEYLTERDATEMGELYSWLGLSVGINLAAKSPMEKKEAYLCDITYSTNSEIGFDYLRDNMVVRAENMVQRPLNYALVDEVDSILIDEARTPLIVSGANAVETSQLYHMADHFVKSLDKDDYIIDVQSKTIGLSDSGIDKAESYFKLENLYDIENVALTHFIDNALRANYIMILDIDYVVSEEQEILIVDQFTGRTMEGRRYSDGLHQAIEAKEGVPIQDETKTSASITYQNLFRMYKKLAGMTGTGKTEEEEFREIYNIRVIPIPTNRPIQRIDHSDLLYASLDAKFKAVVEDVKARYQKGQPVLVGTVAVETSDFLSKKLVAAGVPHEVLNAKNHYREAQIIMNAGQRGAVTIATNMAGRGTDIKLGEGVRELGGLCVIGTERHESRRIDNQLRGRSGRQGDPGESQFYLSLEDDLMKRFGSERLKGVFERLNMSDEAIESRMLTRQVEAAQKRVEGNNYDTRKQVLQYDDVMREQREIIYAQRYDVITADRDLAPEIHAMIRRTIGRIVDAHARSKEDEKLEAILNFAKYNLLPEDSISRSDLAGLSDQAIKDELFQRALKVYDSQVAKLRDEDAVKEFQKVLILRVVDNKWTDHIDALDQLRNAVGLRGYAQNNPVVEYQAEGFRMFNDMIGSIEFDVTRLMMKAQIHEQERPQTEHNISTTATRNIAAQQASLPEDLDLSQIGRNDQCPCGSGKKFKNCHGKRQ; encoded by the coding sequence ATGGCTAATATTTTAAAAACGATTATTGAAAATGATAAAGGAGAACTTCGTCGTCTGGAAAAGATGGCTGATAAGGTTCTTAACTATGAGAGCCAAATGGCTGCAATGTCAGACGAAGAACTAAAAGCGAAAACTGACGAATTTAAAGAGCGATACAATAAGGGTGAATCACTTGATTCATTGCTATATGAGGCTTTTGCAGTAGTTCGTGAAGCTGCAAAACGTGTCCTTGGGCTCTTCCCTTATAAGGTTCAGGTCATGGGTGGGATTGTTCTTCACCATGGTGACGTTCCAGAGATGCGTACGGGTGAAGGGAAGACCTTGACAGCGACTATGCCAGTGTACCTCAATGCCCTTGCAGGTAAAGGGGTTCACGTAGTTACAGTCAACGAATACCTAACAGAACGTGACGCGACTGAAATGGGTGAGTTGTACTCATGGCTCGGTTTGTCAGTAGGGATTAACTTGGCAGCTAAATCTCCAATGGAGAAAAAAGAGGCTTACCTTTGTGATATTACCTACTCAACCAACTCAGAGATTGGTTTCGACTACTTGCGTGATAACATGGTCGTTCGTGCAGAAAACATGGTGCAACGTCCACTCAATTATGCCTTGGTCGATGAGGTTGACTCAATTTTGATCGACGAAGCTCGTACACCATTGATCGTTTCAGGTGCCAACGCAGTTGAAACAAGCCAACTCTACCATATGGCGGACCACTTCGTGAAATCTTTGGACAAGGACGACTATATCATTGACGTTCAGTCTAAGACGATCGGTTTGTCAGATTCTGGTATTGACAAGGCTGAAAGCTACTTCAAACTAGAAAATCTCTACGACATTGAAAATGTAGCTCTTACTCACTTTATCGACAATGCCCTCCGTGCCAACTATATCATGATTCTCGATATCGACTATGTGGTTAGTGAAGAGCAGGAAATCTTGATTGTCGACCAATTTACAGGTCGTACCATGGAAGGTCGTCGTTACTCTGATGGTTTGCACCAAGCGATTGAAGCAAAAGAAGGTGTGCCAATTCAAGACGAGACCAAGACTTCAGCTTCTATTACCTATCAAAACCTCTTCCGTATGTATAAGAAATTGGCAGGTATGACAGGTACTGGTAAAACAGAGGAAGAAGAATTCCGCGAAATTTACAACATTCGTGTTATCCCAATCCCAACCAACCGTCCAATTCAACGTATCGACCACTCAGACCTTCTCTATGCAAGTCTGGATGCGAAATTTAAGGCTGTAGTTGAAGATGTAAAAGCTCGTTACCAAAAAGGTCAGCCGGTCTTGGTAGGTACAGTTGCCGTTGAAACGAGTGATTTCCTCTCCAAGAAATTGGTAGCAGCAGGTGTTCCTCACGAAGTCTTGAATGCGAAGAACCACTACAGAGAAGCGCAAATCATCATGAACGCTGGTCAACGTGGCGCGGTTACTATCGCAACCAACATGGCTGGTCGTGGTACCGACATTAAACTTGGTGAAGGGGTTCGTGAGCTTGGTGGACTTTGTGTTATCGGTACAGAGCGTCACGAAAGTCGCCGTATTGATAATCAGCTTCGTGGACGTTCAGGACGTCAAGGAGACCCAGGTGAGTCACAATTCTACTTGTCTCTTGAAGATGATTTGATGAAACGTTTCGGTTCTGAACGTTTGAAAGGTGTCTTTGAACGACTCAACATGTCTGACGAAGCCATCGAATCTCGCATGTTAACGCGTCAAGTTGAAGCAGCTCAAAAACGTGTCGAAGGAAACAACTACGATACTCGTAAACAAGTCCTTCAATACGATGATGTTATGCGTGAACAACGTGAGATTATCTATGCACAACGTTATGATGTCATTACTGCAGATCGTGACTTGGCACCAGAAATCCATGCTATGATTCGTCGTACCATTGGACGTATCGTGGATGCACATGCTCGTTCGAAAGAAGATGAAAAATTGGAAGCGATCTTGAACTTTGCTAAGTATAACTTGCTTCCAGAAGATTCAATTAGCCGTTCAGACCTTGCAGGTTTGTCAGACCAAGCTATCAAAGATGAACTATTCCAACGTGCCTTGAAAGTCTATGACAGCCAAGTTGCTAAGCTTCGTGACGAAGATGCAGTGAAAGAATTCCAAAAAGTCTTGATTCTACGTGTTGTAGACAACAAGTGGACAGACCATATCGATGCTCTTGACCAGTTGCGAAATGCTGTTGGTCTTCGTGGATATGCTCAAAACAACCCTGTTGTAGAATATCAAGCAGAAGGTTTCCGCATGTTTAACGACATGATTGGATCGATTGAATTCGATGTGACCCGCTTGATGATGAAAGCACAAATCCATGAACAAGAACGTCCGCAAACTGAACACAATATCAGTACAACTGCGACTCGTAATATCGCAGCGCAGCAGGCAAGTCTTCCAGAAGATTTGGACTTGAGCCAAATCGGACGAAATGATCAATGCCCATGTGGATCAGGTAAGAAATTCAAGAACTGTCATGGTAAGAGACAATAA
- the dnaI gene encoding primosomal protein DnaI: protein MESVGDVIKRQTSRFQYQDLVQQIMKDPDVAAFIQKESLSQEELNRSISKFNQYITERDKFLRGDADYIARGYKPILVMNHGYADVSYEETPELIAAEKEAAIKNRLKLINLPASLKKAKLAQIDLDDLGRLPIFERLYAFVDLYPSIRKGLYLYGDFGVGKSFMMAALAHDLSEKRGASTTILHYPSFVIDVKNAIGEGSVKTLVDDIKLAEVLILDDIGAEQSTPWVRDEILQVILQYRMQEDLPTFFTSNFNFQDLEKHFAKGKNGNDETWEARRVMERIRYLAEETRLEGENRR, encoded by the coding sequence ATGGAAAGTGTTGGTGATGTAATCAAACGTCAGACAAGTCGTTTTCAGTATCAGGACTTGGTCCAGCAGATTATGAAGGACCCCGATGTGGCGGCTTTTATCCAGAAAGAATCCCTCAGCCAAGAGGAGTTAAATCGTAGCATCTCCAAGTTCAACCAATATATCACAGAACGGGATAAGTTTCTTCGTGGGGATGCTGACTATATAGCTCGTGGCTACAAGCCTATCTTGGTCATGAATCACGGCTATGCAGATGTATCTTATGAAGAAACACCAGAGCTAATCGCGGCTGAAAAAGAGGCGGCCATCAAGAATCGTCTCAAGTTGATCAATCTACCAGCAAGTCTCAAGAAAGCGAAATTGGCTCAGATTGACCTAGATGACTTAGGACGTTTGCCTATTTTTGAGAGACTCTATGCCTTTGTTGACCTTTACCCAAGTATCCGAAAAGGCCTCTATCTTTACGGAGACTTTGGTGTCGGAAAGAGCTTCATGATGGCAGCCCTGGCTCACGACTTATCTGAAAAACGTGGTGCTTCAACAACCATTCTCCACTATCCAAGTTTTGTCATTGATGTGAAAAATGCCATCGGTGAAGGATCTGTGAAGACCCTGGTGGATGACATCAAGTTAGCAGAAGTCTTGATCTTGGATGATATTGGTGCAGAGCAATCTACCCCTTGGGTGCGTGATGAGATTCTCCAAGTTATTCTCCAGTATCGCATGCAGGAAGATTTGCCAACCTTCTTTACTTCCAACTTTAATTTCCAAGATTTGGAAAAACATTTTGCTAAAGGAAAGAATGGAAATGATGAGACTTGGGAAGCTAGACGGGTCATGGAACGGATTCGTTATTTAGCAGAGGAAACAAGACTAGAAGGAGAAAATCGCCGATGA
- a CDS encoding LemA family protein: MKQNKVILSIVAIFFGLLVLGSCSAVTTYNGLVGEQTKVEQAQADVSTALQRRSDLIGNLVESVKGQMNHETEVFTKIADARAKIGSSSVTSEENQKAQGELSSALSRLISLTENYPELKSNQNVEQLMVELSGSENRIFVARKDYNKVAAEYNQKLRSFPTVLFANMMNFKEAETFKETEEAKTVPKVDFGTSSSSQ; this comes from the coding sequence ATGAAACAAAATAAAGTAATTCTCTCAATAGTAGCGATTTTCTTTGGACTACTAGTTCTGGGAAGTTGTTCCGCAGTGACGACCTATAATGGTCTAGTTGGTGAACAGACTAAAGTGGAGCAGGCTCAGGCCGATGTCTCGACAGCCCTCCAACGTCGTTCGGACTTGATTGGTAACTTGGTGGAGTCCGTTAAAGGACAAATGAATCATGAAACCGAAGTCTTTACCAAGATTGCGGATGCTAGAGCTAAAATCGGTAGTAGCTCAGTAACTTCGGAAGAAAACCAAAAGGCTCAGGGAGAATTGAGCTCTGCTCTTTCCCGCTTGATTTCCTTGACGGAGAATTATCCAGAACTCAAGAGCAATCAAAATGTTGAGCAACTAATGGTCGAACTTTCAGGAAGTGAAAATCGTATCTTTGTAGCACGTAAGGATTATAATAAAGTCGCAGCCGAGTACAATCAAAAGTTGAGAAGTTTTCCAACCGTGCTATTTGCGAATATGATGAACTTTAAAGAAGCTGAAACCTTCAAGGAAACAGAAGAAGCCAAGACAGTTCCTAAGGTTGATTTTGGAACCTCTTCATCAAGTCAATAA
- a CDS encoding DUF2971 domain-containing protein encodes MTLLKIILKEDIELYRYLIAKVTFLQTHKEYHLVESYLDSNCFLIANRATEEKVFVALFKQPTRKTVEVECKKVMFIQTRNTRIPEGFEIEKAEKDFNDRLSENIRLGFLEPDRLVEQFQGMFKEDLETYFKKAEATIQAERQYFVKYYAKETIEKNPYQVVEGNVSFSHPKHFNDPFDCNCYYANGHSMMDFFRVFCLTHATDNILMWSYYANSHTGYALKYSYASLLDKIYSLRVDGLCVYGAVEYIDKRPNTRSNSNQFSYSNLNFYIKATFAKFKEWQHEREYRFVCILDQNKEGAHEVLGDWVVIPQVDIVQGYAGCNNEIIKVSGYYPIKKLEKDILNYQLKS; translated from the coding sequence GTGACTTTATTGAAAATCATTCTAAAAGAAGATATTGAACTATATCGTTATTTGATTGCAAAGGTAACATTCTTACAGACGCATAAAGAATACCATTTGGTGGAGTCCTATCTCGATAGTAATTGTTTTTTAATTGCCAACCGAGCAACAGAAGAGAAAGTGTTTGTGGCGCTCTTTAAACAACCGACTAGGAAAACGGTAGAGGTAGAGTGTAAGAAGGTTATGTTTATTCAAACCAGGAATACTAGGATTCCTGAAGGCTTTGAAATAGAGAAGGCGGAGAAAGATTTTAATGACCGGCTGTCAGAGAATATCAGACTGGGATTTTTAGAGCCAGATCGGTTAGTTGAGCAGTTTCAAGGGATGTTTAAAGAAGATCTTGAGACGTATTTTAAAAAGGCAGAAGCAACGATTCAAGCTGAGCGACAATATTTTGTGAAGTACTATGCCAAGGAAACGATTGAGAAGAATCCTTATCAGGTAGTTGAAGGGAATGTGTCGTTTAGCCATCCGAAGCATTTCAACGACCCGTTTGACTGTAATTGCTACTATGCGAACGGTCATTCAATGATGGATTTCTTCCGAGTCTTCTGCCTTACACACGCTACAGATAATATTTTAATGTGGTCTTATTACGCCAATAGTCACACAGGCTATGCGCTCAAGTATTCGTATGCGAGTCTGTTAGATAAAATTTATTCCTTAAGGGTAGATGGACTTTGTGTATACGGAGCAGTGGAGTATATTGATAAACGACCTAATACGAGAAGCAATAGCAATCAATTTTCTTATTCGAATCTAAACTTCTATATTAAAGCGACCTTTGCAAAATTTAAAGAGTGGCAACACGAGAGAGAATACCGCTTCGTGTGCATTTTGGATCAAAACAAAGAAGGCGCGCACGAAGTTCTTGGAGACTGGGTGGTCATTCCGCAAGTGGATATCGTGCAAGGATACGCTGGATGTAACAATGAAATAATTAAAGTAAGTGGGTATTACCCAATCAAAAAATTAGAAAAAGATATTTTAAATTACCAGTTAAAATCTTAA
- the nrdR gene encoding transcriptional regulator NrdR has protein sequence MRCPKCGATKSSVVDSRQAEEGNTIRRRRECDECQHRFTTYERVEERTLVVVKKDGTREQFSRDKIFNGIIRSAQKRPVSSDEIGMVVNRIEQKLRSRSENEIQSEYIGSLVMEELAELDEITYVRFASVYRSFKDVSELESLLQQITQSSKKKKEK, from the coding sequence ATGCGTTGTCCAAAATGTGGGGCTACCAAGTCTAGTGTTGTTGATAGTCGACAAGCCGAAGAAGGAAATACCATCCGCCGAAGACGCGAGTGCGACGAGTGTCAGCATCGTTTTACAACCTATGAACGAGTAGAAGAAAGAACGCTGGTTGTCGTCAAAAAAGACGGTACGCGAGAGCAGTTTTCGAGAGATAAAATCTTTAATGGGATTATCCGCTCAGCCCAGAAACGTCCTGTTTCAAGTGATGAAATCGGCATGGTGGTCAATCGCATCGAGCAAAAACTCCGTAGTCGCAGTGAGAATGAGATCCAAAGTGAATATATTGGTTCTTTAGTCATGGAAGAATTGGCGGAGCTGGATGAGATTACCTATGTTCGTTTTGCCAGTGTTTATCGTAGCTTTAAGGATGTGAGTGAGTTGGAGAGTCTGCTCCAGCAAATCACCCAGTCCTCTAAAAAGAAAAAGGAAAAATAG
- a CDS encoding DnaD domain protein translates to MKPNDRFSFIKNNRVSQDTSSLVQCYLPIIGQEALSLYLYTITFWDGGQKEHLFSHILNHLNFGMPTLLQSFKVLSALDLLTLYQKGETYELQLHSPLSSQEFLSHSVYSRLLEKKIGDTAVSAMKQAPSEGEALSVSLSQVFPTLTEEVTPSESKSKLKNDFDLGHFQRLMARDGLRFEDEQADVLELFAIADEKKWTWFETYQLAKATAVAQVISVKRMREKIAQKPATSDFSPKEMTIIREAKNKTPLQFLAEIKQTRKGNITQSERELLHQMASLGLLDEVINIILLLTFNKVDSANVNEKYAMKVANDYAYQKIRTAEEAVLRIRERQQKGQEEQKNKASSTKTNVPQWSNPEYKNQTSEETRLELERKKQEMLARLEEGGD, encoded by the coding sequence ATGAAGCCAAATGACCGTTTTTCTTTTATAAAGAATAATCGGGTGTCGCAAGATACCTCTTCTCTGGTGCAGTGCTACCTCCCGATTATCGGTCAGGAGGCACTGAGCCTCTATCTATATACCATTACCTTTTGGGATGGTGGGCAAAAGGAGCATCTCTTTTCCCACATCCTCAATCACTTAAACTTCGGCATGCCGACCTTGCTCCAATCCTTTAAAGTCTTATCTGCCTTGGATTTGTTGACCCTTTATCAGAAGGGGGAAACTTATGAATTGCAGCTTCATTCTCCCCTCTCCAGTCAAGAATTTCTAAGCCATTCTGTCTATAGCAGATTATTAGAGAAAAAGATTGGGGATACAGCTGTTTCTGCTATGAAGCAGGCTCCAAGTGAGGGAGAAGCACTCTCTGTTTCTTTGAGCCAAGTCTTTCCAACCCTGACCGAAGAAGTGACCCCAAGCGAGTCTAAAAGCAAGTTAAAAAATGATTTTGACTTGGGACATTTCCAGCGCCTGATGGCTCGAGATGGCTTGCGTTTTGAAGATGAGCAGGCGGATGTTTTGGAATTATTCGCCATCGCAGATGAAAAAAAATGGACCTGGTTTGAAACCTATCAATTAGCCAAGGCGACAGCGGTGGCTCAGGTTATTTCAGTCAAACGCATGCGTGAAAAGATAGCACAAAAACCAGCTACTTCTGACTTTAGCCCCAAAGAAATGACCATTATCAGGGAAGCCAAAAATAAAACTCCCCTACAATTTTTAGCGGAAATCAAGCAAACGCGTAAGGGGAACATCACCCAGAGTGAGCGAGAACTCCTTCACCAGATGGCGTCTTTAGGCTTGTTGGACGAAGTCATCAATATCATCTTGCTTCTAACCTTTAACAAGGTTGATTCGGCTAATGTCAATGAAAAATATGCCATGAAGGTCGCAAATGATTATGCTTACCAAAAAATTCGAACAGCAGAAGAAGCTGTGCTTCGGATTCGAGAGCGTCAGCAAAAAGGGCAAGAGGAACAGAAAAACAAGGCCAGCTCAACTAAGACAAATGTTCCTCAGTGGAGTAATCCAGAATACAAGAATCAAACCAGTGAGGAAACTCGTCTGGAACTAGAACGCAAAAAACAAGAAATGTTAGCCCGATTAGAAGAAGGAGGAGACTAG
- a CDS encoding TPM domain-containing protein, whose amino-acid sequence MKRIKLFKNSLLVRLLGLLMVFLFLSAFTAPEKPEYGIYDPDHYLTDETISQIRELNNVNSKKSEKFQMGVYVVKSLDGETIETVANETARAWKIGYSGDKHGVLIVVAVQDRKSRIETSNNVASKITDYQTHRFLTTARPYFKNGDYNKGVLSIVNNLNYMFYSGSSTTASSSKSSYDYTTNSSRLRELERYAGESSSSRRHRKSSSSDGVIVFGVLIYFIVMIIGFLFGGRGSRGDDSGGGWWGGDSSDSGSSWSDSGSSWSDSGSDSSGGWDGGGFDGGGSSDDW is encoded by the coding sequence ATGAAAAGAATCAAATTATTTAAAAATAGTTTGTTGGTTCGCTTGCTTGGGTTGCTGATGGTCTTTCTCTTCTTGTCAGCATTCACAGCACCTGAAAAACCTGAGTACGGGATTTATGACCCGGATCATTATTTAACGGATGAGACTATAAGTCAGATTCGGGAATTGAATAATGTCAATAGTAAAAAATCAGAAAAATTCCAGATGGGTGTTTACGTTGTGAAAAGCCTAGATGGAGAAACAATCGAGACTGTAGCCAATGAAACAGCTAGGGCTTGGAAGATTGGCTACTCGGGAGACAAGCACGGTGTCTTGATTGTAGTAGCAGTCCAAGATAGAAAATCACGGATTGAAACCAGTAATAATGTGGCCAGTAAGATCACTGACTATCAGACTCACAGGTTCTTGACAACAGCACGTCCTTACTTTAAAAATGGTGACTATAACAAGGGTGTTCTCTCAATAGTCAATAATCTCAACTACATGTTCTATAGTGGATCGAGTACGACTGCTTCAAGTTCTAAAAGTAGTTACGACTATACTACCAACTCTAGTCGCTTAAGGGAACTTGAAAGGTATGCTGGTGAGAGTAGTTCTTCGAGACGTCATCGAAAAAGCAGTTCGAGTGACGGAGTTATCGTATTTGGAGTTCTCATTTACTTCATCGTGATGATTATCGGATTTCTATTTGGTGGTCGTGGTTCACGTGGAGATGATTCTGGCGGTGGCTGGTGGGGCGGCGACTCATCAGACTCAGGATCCTCTTGGTCTGACTCAGGTTCTTCTTGGTCTGACTCGGGCTCCGATTCATCTGGAGGCTGGGACGGCGGTGGCTTTGATGGCGGTGGTTCGTCTGATGACTGGTGA
- a CDS encoding DNA alkylation repair protein: MAKKVKDYYDLAYARDLSRRLKEASPVFDERKFSLLLEKDLENLEFSQRQELLAKSIKDCLPLSYQDSLKVFEKILGPELEGGLGMFSEGYWLWPIGKYVELYGDKEFELSAAFSKELTKRFTGEFSMRPLLARYPKATMTLLLEWSRDENLRVRRLASECMRIRLPWAKRQTVVLDYFEDFTTILTNLKDDRDKSIQKSVANNLNDLYKEDPDKFERILQTWQKEELSSSCAWIIKHASRTKNKKVATEDLCKKS; encoded by the coding sequence ATGGCGAAAAAAGTAAAGGATTATTATGACTTGGCTTATGCTAGGGATTTGAGTCGACGGTTGAAAGAAGCGTCCCCTGTATTTGATGAGCGAAAGTTTAGCTTGTTGCTAGAAAAAGACTTGGAAAATTTGGAGTTTAGCCAGCGTCAAGAACTCTTGGCTAAAAGTATCAAAGATTGCCTTCCCCTATCTTATCAGGACTCTCTCAAGGTTTTTGAGAAAATTTTAGGTCCTGAGCTAGAGGGTGGTTTAGGCATGTTTTCAGAAGGTTATTGGCTTTGGCCAATCGGCAAATATGTAGAGCTATATGGAGACAAGGAATTTGAATTGAGCGCGGCCTTTAGTAAGGAACTAACCAAGCGATTTACTGGAGAATTTTCTATGAGACCTTTGCTGGCTCGCTATCCTAAGGCTACAATGACTTTGCTGTTAGAATGGAGTCGGGATGAAAATTTGCGCGTTCGTAGACTTGCTAGCGAGTGCATGCGTATCCGTCTGCCTTGGGCTAAGAGACAAACCGTGGTATTGGATTATTTTGAGGATTTTACCACTATTCTGACCAATCTAAAGGATGATAGAGACAAGTCCATTCAAAAAAGTGTAGCCAATAATCTAAATGATTTGTACAAGGAAGACCCTGATAAGTTTGAAAGGATTCTTCAAACTTGGCAAAAGGAGGAGCTGAGTTCAAGTTGTGCTTGGATCATCAAGCATGCATCTCGAACAAAAAACAAAAAGGTAGCCACAGAAGATTTATGCAAAAAAAGCTGA